ATCAGGATACCAACTATGCCCAATATCTCATCACGCGCATGCTGGCTGATATGTTTCAAAATATCTGCGTTGTAGGGGATGACGCCCAGAGCATATACTCTTTCCGCGGAGCAAATATTCAGAATATTCTGAATTTTGAAAAAGACTATCCCGAACTGAAGGTGTTCCGCCTGGAACAGAATTACCGCAGCACCCGCCACATTGTGCAGGTAGCCAACTCGGTAATTAAAAAAAATAAAATCAAGCTGGCCAAACAACTATGGACAGAAAACGGAGAAGGAGAAAAAATCAAGGTCATTCGCGCGCTAAGCGACAATGATGAGGGCCGCATCGTGGCAGATGCCATACAGGAAATGCGGATGCGCTACCACTTCCGCAACAGTGATTTTGCTATTCTTTATCGCACTAATGCCCAGTCGCGCTCTTTTGAAGAAGCACTTCGCAGACTGAATATACCTTACAAGGTATATGGTGGGCTTTCTTTTTATCAGAGAAAAGAAGTCAAAGATCTGCTGGCTTATCTTAAACTGACTGTCAACCACCATGATGAAGAGGCCCTTCGCAGAATAATTAACTACCCGATGCGGGGAATAGGACAAACCACCCTTGAAAAGGCAACCGTTATTGCCAATGATCAGGGCATTTCTTTATGGACGGTGATGGAAAACAGCGCTGATTTTCCATTCGGTGCTACCGGAAGCCGCATTCAGGAGTTTGTCACCCTGATTCGCAGCTTTGCTGCCATGCAGGAAAAAATGAATGCTTATGATCTTGCCCTGCATATTGCCCGCTCATCGGGTTTGATGAAAGAACTCTATGACGACCAGACACCCGAGGGTCTGAGTCGTTATGAAAACCTGCAGGCCCTGCTCAACTCCATCAAAGAGTTCACCGAAGAAGACGAGCTGACTGCAGATATCCCCACAGACAAAAGGCTGGGAGCCTATCTGCAAAATGTTGTTCTGCTCACCGATCAGGATGAGGAGAAAGAGTCTTCCGATACTGTCAAGCTGATGACCATTCACGCAGCAAAAGGACTGGAGTTTGAATGCGTTTTTGTAAGCGGGCTGGAAGAAAATCTCTTTCCCAATGCGCTGTCGCTGGATTCCCGTGAAGATTTGGAAGAAGAGCGCAGGTTGTTTTATGTTGCCATCACCCGCGCCAAAAGCCGCCTTACCCTCACCTATGCACGCTCAAGGTATCGCTATGGAAATCTGATTTACTGCGAACCCAGCCGTTTTATTGATGAACTACCCGCGGAAAGTGTGGAGCACAGCGGCAAAACCTGGAACTCCGGCTCCTCTTTTGATGATATAGAAACTAATGCTTCCCTAACAACCGGTCACAGGGGCGTG
The Chitinophagales bacterium genome window above contains:
- the uvrD gene encoding DNA helicase; translation: MNYLTKLNPSQLEAVKHIHGPAMIIAGPGSGKTRVLTYRIAYLMEQNVDPFHILALTFTNKAAREMRQRIEAIVGTEARNLWMGTFHSIFARILRIEAHLLGYPSNFTIYDTQDSRNLLKNIIREQNLNDKIYKPGTIHHRISSAKNSLISPTDYLQNPALTTADESSGLPKTGLLYSLYNQRCKQAAAMDFDDLLFNTWLLLSQHPDVLYKYQQKFRYILIDEYQDTNYAQYLITRMLADMFQNICVVGDDAQSIYSFRGANIQNILNFEKDYPELKVFRLEQNYRSTRHIVQVANSVIKKNKIKLAKQLWTENGEGEKIKVIRALSDNDEGRIVADAIQEMRMRYHFRNSDFAILYRTNAQSRSFEEALRRLNIPYKVYGGLSFYQRKEVKDLLAYLKLTVNHHDEEALRRIINYPMRGIGQTTLEKATVIANDQGISLWTVMENSADFPFGATGSRIQEFVTLIRSFAAMQEKMNAYDLALHIARSSGLMKELYDDQTPEGLSRYENLQALLNSIKEFTEEDELTADIPTDKRLGAYLQNVVLLTDQDEEKESSDTVKLMTIHAAKGLEFECVFVSGLEENLFPNALSLDSREDLEEERRLFYVAITRAKSRLTLTYARSRYRYGNLIYCEPSRFIDELPAESVEHSGKTWNSGSSFDDIETNASLTTGHRGVSRVKTTSAPSFTQTNHTPSENFRPDDPLLIQAGMEVEHQKFGIGKVISLEGKEDSRIATIFFPHIGQKRIMLKFAKVMILRKEKVD